One Candidatus Sysuiplasma acidicola genomic window carries:
- a CDS encoding PIN domain-containing protein has product MPQGFKISTLTISEAVTAIGYRAGGKAARTLYDYFIDSCSVETVDRQLLDLAMAVHLRFDGILSVADSVSVALMTRDGIRQIVSFDGDFDKIKQIQRIC; this is encoded by the coding sequence ATCCCGCAGGGGTTCAAGATTTCAACTCTGACTATTTCTGAAGCAGTTACCGCGATAGGTTACCGAGCGGGAGGAAAGGCGGCAAGGACACTCTATGATTATTTCATCGACAGTTGTTCAGTGGAGACTGTGGATAGGCAATTGCTGGATTTAGCTATGGCGGTTCACCTCAGGTTCGACGGGATCCTTTCCGTGGCAGATTCGGTTTCTGTCGCGTTAATGACCAGGGATGGAATCAGGCAGATAGTATCATTTGACGGTGACTTTGACAAAATCAAACAGATACAACGGATCTGCTAG
- a CDS encoding universal stress protein codes for MEKADAPNPLKIRSVLVAIDSSKKSVKALEFSFRLLANNREGKLYIINVVNPVLLRVSGDAPQTGIMVIEKQEEEVKLARRLVSHAVAHAKANGILNVEGIVKEADPVRAIIQTADAVKPDIIVLGNRGRGFRRGIFFGSVSQRVAADSPVSVMIVK; via the coding sequence ATGGAAAAAGCAGATGCGCCGAACCCGCTGAAGATAAGATCGGTGCTGGTCGCGATAGACTCCTCCAAGAAGTCAGTGAAAGCGCTTGAGTTTTCTTTCCGGCTTCTGGCCAACAACCGTGAAGGTAAACTTTACATCATAAATGTTGTGAATCCGGTGCTCCTCCGCGTCAGCGGGGATGCCCCGCAGACAGGCATAATGGTCATAGAGAAACAGGAAGAGGAAGTCAAACTGGCACGGCGGCTTGTGAGCCATGCAGTCGCGCATGCAAAGGCAAATGGCATTCTGAATGTAGAGGGAATAGTCAAAGAGGCAGACCCTGTCAGGGCGATAATACAGACAGCCGATGCGGTGAAACCGGATATCATTGTACTTGGCAACAGAGGGAGAGGATTCAGGAGAGGAATATTCTTCGGATCAGTTTCACAGAGAGTCGCCGCAGATTCCCCTGTCTCGGTTATGATAGTCAAATAA
- a CDS encoding zinc-dependent alcohol dehydrogenase family protein, whose protein sequence is MKAMALATDRPGEWLELTDMPAEEPGDGEVLIRVDVCGVCRTDLHIVEGDIGNVRPGLVPGHEAVGKIVRTGEGVTSLSTGDVVGVPWLHGTCGVCEFCVTGRENLCRRKTLTGYTVNGGYAEYMLALEAFTIPIASGVIPAQAAPLLCSGIIGYRAFKLVKPGPGGVLGIFGFGGSAHITLQIASALGYDVRVVSRNEQHLKLAMQLGATGAIELHGNDSSPLRGTLDAAIVFAPSGNVVRLALESVRAGGSVAVPAIHMDDIPLTDYESQLFHEKKLFSVEANTRADALEFMSLAGRTGIRSVVKEYRLEDANAALSELKAGKINGSAVLRII, encoded by the coding sequence ATGAAAGCCATGGCGCTTGCCACCGATCGTCCTGGCGAGTGGCTGGAATTGACAGATATGCCGGCTGAAGAGCCTGGTGACGGTGAGGTGCTGATCAGAGTCGATGTGTGCGGTGTATGCAGGACGGACCTGCATATTGTCGAGGGCGATATCGGCAACGTCCGTCCCGGACTCGTACCTGGGCATGAAGCAGTCGGTAAGATTGTGAGGACCGGCGAGGGTGTCACCTCATTGAGCACAGGCGATGTGGTCGGCGTTCCGTGGCTCCACGGCACCTGCGGAGTATGCGAGTTTTGCGTTACCGGCAGGGAAAACCTGTGCCGTCGCAAAACGCTCACCGGTTACACCGTGAACGGCGGATATGCGGAATACATGCTCGCACTGGAAGCATTCACCATACCAATAGCAAGCGGTGTGATTCCAGCGCAGGCAGCACCCCTGCTGTGTTCAGGCATCATAGGATACAGAGCATTCAAACTTGTGAAGCCCGGACCGGGCGGCGTGCTTGGCATATTTGGTTTCGGCGGCTCGGCTCACATAACGTTGCAAATCGCGTCCGCTCTTGGATACGACGTTCGTGTCGTGTCCCGGAATGAACAACATCTGAAGCTTGCGATGCAGCTCGGAGCAACAGGGGCCATCGAACTGCATGGAAACGACTCCTCACCGCTGCGCGGAACGCTCGACGCCGCCATTGTCTTCGCACCATCGGGAAATGTCGTCAGACTCGCGCTGGAGTCTGTCAGGGCTGGCGGAAGCGTCGCGGTGCCCGCCATACATATGGATGACATCCCGCTGACTGATTATGAATCGCAGCTTTTCCATGAGAAGAAACTATTCAGCGTGGAGGCAAACACAAGGGCAGACGCCCTGGAGTTCATGAGCTTAGCCGGGAGAACGGGCATCAGGAGTGTCGTAAAGGAATACAGACTCGAGGATGCAAACGCAGCGCTGTCAGAACTTAAAGCAGGGAAAATAAACGGCAGCGCTGTTCTGCGCATTATTTGA
- a CDS encoding ATP-binding protein encodes MREPLIYINIIATIESGATIYSEIADRSKVSITNLGKYLKVLTERGILKRESPAIGNAMPVYIVAGNYVRFWSKFVLPNRENIEIGNFSLDDVRSLFNQYLYETFELIARESIPQLYRKKLVPFSGKVGRYWKDEVEIDVVCVAAERLIALEIKWKNLDSDEANKLIDRMKNILGIENAVYDVIARSIKDKEKVDGPAIELHDLFPSTTSKHRIQ; translated from the coding sequence GTGAGGGAGCCTCTGATATATATCAACATAATCGCAACCATAGAAAGCGGCGCCACTATCTATTCAGAAATAGCTGACAGGTCAAAAGTATCCATCACTAACCTGGGAAAGTATCTGAAAGTGCTGACTGAAAGGGGTATATTGAAAAGGGAATCGCCCGCGATTGGGAATGCCATGCCCGTGTACATTGTCGCGGGCAATTATGTCAGGTTTTGGTCGAAATTTGTTTTACCTAACAGGGAAAATATTGAAATCGGCAATTTCTCATTAGACGATGTTCGATCTCTATTCAACCAGTATCTCTATGAAACGTTCGAACTTATCGCAAGGGAGTCCATTCCTCAACTATACAGGAAGAAACTCGTTCCCTTCTCCGGCAAAGTTGGTAGATACTGGAAAGACGAAGTTGAAATCGATGTTGTATGTGTCGCTGCTGAGAGGCTTATAGCGCTCGAGATCAAATGGAAGAATCTGGATTCGGACGAAGCAAACAAACTCATAGACAGGATGAAAAACATCCTGGGGATTGAGAATGCTGTTTATGATGTGATTGCCAGAAGTATTAAAGATAAGGAGAAGGTCGACGGCCCCGCAATAGAATTGCATGACCTGTTTCCAAGCACCACTTCGAAGCACCGGATACAATGA
- a CDS encoding MFS transporter translates to MSYGRYSDVLRDGNFRRFWFSTLPADLGYSMFELAMTWLAISLSHSAAITGVVLFVEFSTYSLTAVIGPVIDAHPDKRMFIIRIFPVQAAIAVIVTVLIVVRAMTVPLVIFVAFLMAVLWDFPWLAQTAILPLIMKREKLLQANSLMQAFGGGSTIFINALAGLIIAAVGVQGVSAIYAFAFMASAAVMTTVKVPPTSKPSGGDIRLFSGLREGWLYVLKGRRKDLSELFFVSGLQGFFSVAPILLMAVISFISLKGNVTEYGLLNGIFLAGGFTGNFVLGKINPTQSLGKAMLAATFAEGFLIALSVFVARNIAALDLLWFAIGCCDPVFYNSQSSYLQATVDSDHMARVKGNAYLFRGLGRGSGNLVLGVIILYFGIASGALAFGFSLIILAALLFGANSQMRKLGYS, encoded by the coding sequence ATGAGCTACGGCCGCTACTCGGATGTTCTCCGTGACGGTAATTTTCGAAGATTCTGGTTTTCGACACTTCCTGCAGACTTGGGTTACAGCATGTTTGAGCTCGCAATGACATGGCTCGCCATATCACTGAGCCATTCTGCAGCCATTACAGGCGTGGTTCTCTTCGTTGAATTTTCAACGTACTCCCTGACTGCCGTAATCGGTCCAGTCATTGATGCTCATCCGGACAAGCGGATGTTCATCATTCGCATCTTTCCGGTTCAGGCCGCCATCGCAGTCATTGTGACAGTGCTGATAGTCGTAAGAGCTATGACTGTGCCTCTCGTGATATTCGTGGCATTCTTAATGGCAGTACTCTGGGACTTCCCATGGCTCGCCCAGACAGCCATTCTTCCGCTGATCATGAAACGTGAGAAACTGCTGCAGGCCAACTCGCTGATGCAGGCATTTGGAGGAGGATCCACCATCTTTATCAATGCCCTCGCAGGCTTAATTATCGCTGCAGTGGGCGTTCAGGGCGTTTCTGCAATCTATGCGTTCGCATTCATGGCATCCGCTGCCGTCATGACTACGGTGAAGGTTCCACCTACATCAAAGCCTTCTGGAGGTGATATTCGCCTCTTCTCCGGTCTCAGGGAAGGGTGGCTGTATGTCCTTAAGGGAAGGAGAAAAGACCTCAGCGAACTCTTCTTTGTGTCCGGCCTGCAGGGCTTCTTTTCCGTCGCGCCGATTCTGCTCATGGCTGTCATATCTTTCATCAGCCTGAAAGGCAATGTTACAGAATACGGTCTGCTCAACGGCATATTCCTTGCCGGAGGTTTTACAGGTAATTTTGTTCTAGGCAAGATCAATCCAACACAGAGTTTGGGAAAAGCCATGCTTGCCGCCACATTCGCAGAAGGCTTTCTCATAGCGCTCAGTGTTTTTGTTGCCCGCAATATTGCAGCGCTCGATTTGCTCTGGTTTGCAATCGGATGCTGCGATCCGGTCTTCTACAACAGTCAGAGTTCGTACCTGCAGGCAACGGTGGACTCTGACCACATGGCGAGAGTAAAGGGCAATGCTTATCTGTTCCGTGGCCTCGGAAGGGGATCGGGCAATCTTGTCCTGGGTGTAATAATCCTGTATTTCGGTATAGCATCCGGGGCTCTTGCTTTCGGCTTCTCTCTGATAATTCTCGCAGCCTTGCTCTTTGGTGCAAATTCGCAGATGCGCAAGCTAGGCTATTCCTGA
- a CDS encoding AbrB/MazE/SpoVT family DNA-binding domain-containing protein, translating to MKTAKVFKSGNSQAVRIPKEFRIDAREVYIKRNGSDLLLMPREDVWRVFTESLSLFTDDFMKSRKQPDL from the coding sequence ATCAAAACCGCGAAGGTTTTCAAGAGTGGAAACAGCCAGGCAGTAAGGATTCCAAAGGAGTTCAGAATAGATGCCAGGGAAGTCTACATCAAGCGAAATGGAAGCGATCTGCTATTGATGCCCAGAGAAGATGTGTGGAGAGTGTTCACCGAAAGCCTTTCATTGTTCACTGATGACTTCATGAAGTCAAGGAAACAGCCCGATTTGTGA
- a CDS encoding type II toxin-antitoxin system VapC family toxin produces MTIFDTNVVIDYLRGKETASEIMTDGHSEIAITVITGYELLKGYRTRKEESTVNELLNRVRIYHFDSRSMIVAGSLYRELKSSGRLKNEADILIAGIVLANNETLITADNDFSGLADAMGDSLILLK; encoded by the coding sequence ATGACGATATTCGATACGAACGTTGTGATTGACTACCTGAGGGGAAAAGAGACTGCTTCTGAGATTATGACAGATGGTCACTCTGAGATAGCTATCACGGTCATCACTGGTTACGAACTACTCAAAGGCTATAGAACCAGGAAAGAGGAATCCACTGTAAATGAGTTGTTGAACAGGGTCAGAATATACCACTTTGATAGCCGGTCGATGATAGTGGCCGGCAGTCTATACCGCGAACTGAAAAGTAGCGGGAGATTGAAAAATGAAGCGGATATACTGATTGCTGGCATCGTTTTGGCAAACAATGAAACTCTCATTACAGCAGATAATGACTTTTCTGGTCTTGCAGATGCCATGGGTGACAGTCTTATCCTGTTGAAGTAG
- a CDS encoding AbrB/MazE/SpoVT family DNA-binding domain-containing protein, with product MSSKSKISKGFLTVIPKEVRRKVSLKEGDMIEWSVKGETIRVLPYKKVGIDDIVAIASHGGDAVVSKKEIQAGKHDRR from the coding sequence ATGTCTAGTAAGAGCAAGATATCCAAGGGATTTTTGACCGTTATTCCAAAAGAGGTGCGCAGGAAGGTAAGCCTCAAAGAAGGGGATATGATTGAGTGGAGTGTCAAGGGAGAGACCATAAGAGTCCTGCCTTACAAGAAAGTGGGCATTGACGACATTGTCGCCATCGCATCTCACGGTGGGGATGCGGTGGTTTCCAAGAAGGAGATTCAGGCGGGGAAACATGATCGTCGCTGA
- a CDS encoding ROK family protein, which produces MTERKFALGCDVGATKVSVTVAGRPGVIDDRIVDTTHRMRKPSDLVMEVCANIDKLLERNGLNISGCIGLGVAICGFVRSREGVIVASPNLEGWSDTPLGDLLAGKLGVPVMIDNDANVGALGEFRYGGIADGRDFLYVTLSTGIGAGIIINGRPYEGACHVAGELGHTTVIMDGPKCNCGKNGCLETISSGLAVEKIANDRLGREETSLKKRAAERGGKVDAKTVFEEARKGDLLSMEIVDNACRYLGLALSNAVMLLSVSSVIIGGGMANEGEYLRKKVEHYMRKDIAKGPNEQAELHISARPTGVVDLGALELVFEGKAPGHEPAGRGNAAPLRT; this is translated from the coding sequence TTGACCGAAAGAAAATTTGCACTTGGTTGTGATGTCGGTGCTACAAAGGTATCCGTTACTGTCGCAGGCAGGCCGGGAGTTATCGACGACAGGATTGTGGACACGACCCACAGAATGAGGAAACCGTCAGATCTTGTTATGGAAGTGTGCGCAAATATTGACAAACTGCTGGAGAGGAACGGGCTGAACATTTCCGGCTGTATCGGCCTCGGCGTTGCCATTTGTGGTTTTGTCAGGAGCAGGGAAGGTGTCATAGTCGCATCGCCCAATCTCGAAGGATGGAGCGACACGCCACTCGGTGACCTGCTTGCCGGGAAGCTTGGCGTGCCTGTGATGATTGATAATGACGCGAATGTGGGCGCGCTGGGAGAGTTCAGATATGGCGGGATCGCGGACGGAAGGGATTTCCTTTACGTCACGCTGAGCACAGGCATAGGCGCAGGTATCATAATCAATGGCAGGCCGTACGAGGGTGCCTGCCATGTAGCCGGTGAACTTGGTCACACCACAGTAATAATGGACGGCCCGAAGTGCAACTGCGGCAAAAACGGATGTCTGGAGACCATCTCCTCAGGACTTGCAGTCGAGAAGATTGCTAACGACAGACTCGGAAGGGAGGAGACGTCTCTGAAAAAGAGAGCTGCAGAAAGAGGCGGGAAGGTTGACGCAAAGACTGTCTTCGAAGAGGCAAGGAAAGGGGACCTGCTTTCCATGGAAATCGTTGATAATGCATGCAGATATCTCGGCCTGGCGCTGTCCAATGCCGTGATGCTTCTCAGTGTTTCCTCCGTGATCATAGGCGGCGGAATGGCCAATGAGGGAGAGTATCTGAGAAAGAAGGTGGAGCATTACATGAGGAAGGATATAGCGAAGGGACCAAATGAGCAGGCGGAGCTCCACATCTCTGCCAGGCCCACTGGCGTAGTGGATCTCGGCGCGCTTGAACTTGTATTTGAGGGCAAGGCTCCAGGACATGAACCGGCAGGCAGAGGGAATGCTGCTCCGTTGCGGACGTAG
- a CDS encoding GNAT family N-acetyltransferase: MISVLEAIPEQADIKPFIAGFGNGVRQFGEALPPNWADERLESVRKGEEFCSAAVEDDRILGIIQYNLQEGRGSAFVSWGDTPPTAEAINLLIRKYVEKMPRDTWLRISGIHPNVPEELMEMASSTFGFVRKRRLEMAADLSSLPESSAPEGSFTTVSITEQSEETLSKLDWDSYSGTVDEGMFANSAEDNRKMFSSLLSGEYGPVITNASRCVTIEGKPVAMIAVTDIGDGAFLADIAVLPEYRKKGLGKYLLTNAMKEAVAARKKRMTLWVSEDNKPALTLYSSLGFRELRIGTYYIRKTVADVSVEKAENAENAVPPNA; encoded by the coding sequence ATGATCAGCGTCCTGGAAGCTATCCCCGAACAGGCAGACATAAAGCCGTTCATAGCTGGCTTTGGCAACGGTGTAAGGCAATTCGGTGAAGCACTGCCGCCGAACTGGGCCGATGAACGACTGGAGTCCGTCAGGAAGGGGGAGGAATTCTGTTCTGCAGCAGTTGAGGATGACAGGATTCTGGGCATAATCCAGTACAACCTGCAGGAGGGAAGGGGATCTGCATTTGTTTCATGGGGGGACACGCCTCCAACAGCTGAGGCCATAAATCTGCTAATCAGAAAGTATGTTGAGAAGATGCCGCGCGATACGTGGCTCAGGATCAGCGGCATACACCCTAACGTACCGGAAGAGCTTATGGAGATGGCTTCATCGACGTTCGGTTTCGTGAGAAAGCGCAGACTCGAGATGGCTGCGGATCTCTCGAGTCTTCCTGAATCGTCTGCTCCGGAAGGGAGTTTCACTACTGTTTCCATTACAGAACAGAGCGAGGAAACGCTTTCGAAACTGGACTGGGACAGCTATTCCGGAACAGTCGACGAAGGCATGTTTGCAAACAGTGCCGAGGACAACAGGAAAATGTTCAGTTCACTGCTTTCCGGAGAATACGGGCCAGTAATAACGAATGCATCCAGATGTGTAACAATCGAGGGAAAACCTGTTGCCATGATAGCTGTTACCGACATCGGAGACGGAGCGTTTCTTGCAGATATTGCGGTCCTGCCCGAATACAGGAAGAAAGGACTGGGAAAGTATCTGCTGACGAACGCCATGAAGGAAGCAGTGGCTGCCAGAAAAAAGAGGATGACACTCTGGGTTTCGGAGGACAACAAACCAGCACTGACGCTGTATTCATCTCTTGGTTTCAGGGAGCT
- a CDS encoding DUF835 domain-containing protein, which produces MMQSDSDRARHSAIMTIQGGADTMKKLSKEIKDGKSSAVVILERSAGAEKVHGYISYKSGAIVEALFKVSGPDGTLDSKQGRDALKKVWHEALDPKSRLRVYRISPKDSAAGGVEGTEMNQTSSRKFKKVRAAQVPAPGTASVKDSSNAVKEELKDSADDGSAVGQAGSEDAAMKVTDAAEHDSVIETSVIAPEFSGTRAPEHVSDADGEKPEAPESMEPQFSSRTQQKERARGGNQNDAKQHAGQSVSDYDEVYGLIFGWQKGQEMPCPDCGSKMTGRTCDACGHTLTGPDVRSIGLNPSMLFSNYVVGPGNKFSYAASVSISEQRDDNYNPLYIFAPAGFGKTHLLNAIGNMFISQRPEARVMYVGAERFCEEVHESSTAGRREALLRRFRGLDLLLFDDAQFLSGKDDAQEEFFSIINAMLKKNMRVVCAGDRTPKEIGSLDSQISTRLESGLMVDIRPPDLETRVKILDMKIREENYVIPRDVVRFIAETFEDNVRELTGALNRVVAYSALMKLQPTVDMVKRMLRGTGQEQKKEGEQRFELKPGHGYLIEEDRPDLCHLLLQEKIAEKWAALDITRVNPSRLRGKYPGLEKARVIWLTDRISEKEATLEPSLEKIEYEIKGFIDNNCRGGGRVVVNIDDLQYVISNTNFEGTVRLLRRMLDEMSERNSLLIVSVGKDTLGKQEIAILEREMELL; this is translated from the coding sequence TTGATGCAATCAGACAGCGACCGTGCCAGACACAGCGCCATTATGACGATTCAGGGTGGTGCCGACACAATGAAAAAGCTATCGAAGGAGATCAAGGACGGCAAGTCGTCCGCGGTAGTCATACTTGAGAGATCCGCGGGCGCGGAAAAGGTGCATGGTTACATTTCCTATAAATCTGGAGCTATTGTCGAAGCGCTCTTCAAAGTTTCAGGTCCGGACGGCACGCTCGATTCGAAACAGGGCAGAGATGCGCTGAAAAAAGTCTGGCACGAAGCGCTTGACCCAAAGAGCAGGTTGAGGGTATATCGCATATCACCAAAAGATTCTGCAGCAGGTGGAGTTGAAGGAACAGAAATGAATCAGACATCATCCAGGAAGTTCAAGAAGGTCAGGGCAGCACAAGTTCCTGCGCCCGGTACAGCATCCGTGAAGGACAGCAGTAATGCCGTGAAGGAAGAGCTGAAGGATTCAGCTGACGATGGCAGCGCTGTCGGACAAGCGGGAAGTGAAGACGCTGCGATGAAAGTCACCGACGCCGCGGAGCACGATTCCGTCATCGAGACTTCTGTTATCGCCCCCGAGTTTTCCGGTACCCGCGCACCGGAACATGTGAGTGATGCCGATGGCGAAAAGCCCGAAGCACCGGAAAGCATGGAGCCGCAGTTCAGCAGCAGGACACAGCAGAAGGAACGAGCCAGAGGCGGTAATCAGAACGATGCAAAACAGCATGCAGGTCAGTCGGTAAGCGATTATGACGAAGTTTATGGTCTGATATTCGGATGGCAGAAGGGCCAGGAAATGCCGTGCCCTGACTGCGGCTCAAAGATGACAGGCCGGACATGCGACGCCTGCGGACACACTTTGACGGGACCCGATGTCAGATCAATTGGATTGAATCCGTCAATGCTTTTCAGCAACTACGTTGTTGGTCCGGGCAACAAATTTTCGTATGCGGCATCAGTGTCAATATCAGAGCAGCGTGACGACAACTACAATCCTCTGTACATTTTTGCCCCTGCGGGTTTCGGCAAGACTCATTTACTCAATGCGATAGGCAACATGTTCATTTCCCAGCGGCCGGAAGCCAGAGTTATGTACGTCGGCGCAGAGCGGTTCTGCGAGGAAGTGCATGAATCATCGACGGCCGGCAGGAGGGAGGCACTGCTGCGCAGGTTCAGGGGTCTGGACTTATTGCTGTTTGACGATGCTCAGTTCCTTTCCGGCAAGGATGACGCACAGGAGGAGTTCTTCAGCATTATCAATGCAATGCTGAAGAAGAACATGCGTGTGGTCTGCGCTGGAGACAGGACGCCGAAGGAAATCGGAAGTCTTGACAGCCAGATATCGACAAGACTGGAATCGGGATTGATGGTTGATATCAGGCCGCCGGATCTCGAGACACGGGTAAAGATACTGGATATGAAAATCAGGGAAGAGAATTATGTCATACCGCGGGATGTAGTGCGCTTCATTGCGGAAACATTCGAAGATAATGTGAGGGAGCTCACCGGTGCTCTGAACAGGGTCGTCGCTTACAGCGCACTAATGAAGCTGCAGCCCACTGTCGATATGGTGAAGCGTATGCTCCGCGGTACAGGACAGGAACAGAAAAAGGAGGGCGAACAGCGCTTCGAGCTGAAACCCGGTCACGGTTATCTCATAGAGGAAGACAGGCCGGACTTGTGCCACCTCCTGCTCCAGGAAAAGATCGCCGAAAAGTGGGCTGCGCTGGACATAACGCGTGTCAATCCTTCAAGGCTGCGCGGCAAGTATCCCGGACTCGAGAAGGCAAGGGTTATCTGGCTTACCGACAGGATCAGCGAGAAGGAGGCGACGCTTGAACCTTCGCTGGAAAAGATTGAATATGAAATAAAGGGCTTTATCGACAATAACTGCAGGGGCGGGGGAAGGGTCGTTGTGAACATAGACGATCTGCAGTATGTCATAAGCAATACCAATTTTGAGGGAACTGTGAGGCTGCTTAGGAGAATGCTGGATGAAATGTCGGAGCGCAATTCTCTTCTGATTGTTTCAGTCGGAAAGGACACACTTGGAAAACAGGAAATAGCCATACTGGAAAGGGAAATGGAACTGTTATAG